The following proteins are co-located in the Limanda limanda chromosome 5, fLimLim1.1, whole genome shotgun sequence genome:
- the hsd17b4 gene encoding peroxisomal multifunctional enzyme type 2: MSLSFEGRVVLVTGAGGGLGREYALAFAERGASVVVNDLGADTKGGGKSSAAADKVVEEIRAKGGNAVANYDSVEDGEKLIQTALDAFGRLDVLVNNAGILRDRSFARTSDLDWDLIQRVHLRGSFLVTRAAWNHMKNQKFGRIIMTASAAGIYGNFGQANYSAAKLGLLGLANTLAIEGNKYNIHCNTIAPVAGSRLTETVMPPDLLASLKPEYVAPLVLWLCHEQCQENGGLFEVGAGWIGKLRWERSQGGIVRQKNQPMNVEAVRDQWDKICDFTDATKPSSVQESLSSMVAVLSQVESEEGVDANPTAAVASTSGINPAMAVGQKMQATTFSFTHTQCILYALGVGMSTKDPDHLRFLYEGDPDFSCLPTFGVIPSQSSMMGLASIPGLDIDFTQVLHGEQYLELYKPLPTSGELTSQATIADVLDKGSGALILLDVNTYSAGELLCFNQFSVFVVGAGGFGGKRTSDKAKVAVSPPQRAPDAVMIDSTTRDQAALYRLSGDWNPLHIDPSFAAMGGFKAPILHGLCSFGFAVRHVLKHYADNDPSRFKAIKVRFVKPVLPGQSLQTEMWKEGNRIHIQCKVKETDAVVLSGAYVDLHPAADASPESLSQGSGLQSDLVFAEIGRRVQALGSELVKKVNAVFGWEITKDGKNTAQWTIDLKNGSGCVHEGPSSGKTDVTFTVSDEDFMEVVQGKLNPQKAFFSGKMKVRGNIMLSQKLEVILKDHAKL, from the exons gcCTTGGCAGAGAATATGCACTGGCTTTTGCTGAAAGAGGTGCCTCTGTAGTAG TGAATGACCTTGGGGCTGACACTAAAGGGGGTGGAAAGAGTTCTGCAGCCGCTGATAAGGTGGTGGAGGAGATAAGAGCGAAGGGAGGAAATGCCGTGGCGAACTACG ATTCTGTAGAGGATGGAGAAAAACTGATCCAGACTGCGCTAGATGCGTTTGGAAGACTAG ATGTTCTCGTAAACAATGCTGG GATCCTCCGTGACCGATCATTTGCCAGAACGAGTGATTTGGACTGGG ACCTGATTCAAAGAGTTCACTTGAGAGGCTCCTTCCTGGTGACTCGAGCCGCCTGGAACCACATGAAAAACCAAAAGTTTGGCAG AATCATCATGACGGCTTCAGCTGCAGGCATCTATGGAAACTTCGGCCAGGCCAACTACAGCGCGGCCAAGCTGGGCCTGCTGGGCCTGGCAAACACCTTGGCCATCGAGGGAAACAAGTACAACATCCACTGCAACACTATCGCCCCCGTTGCAGGGTCACGACTCACAGAGACCGTCATGCCCCCAG acCTCTTGGCATCTCTGAAGCCTGAGTATGTGGCTCCCCTTGTCCTCTGGCTCTGTCATGAGCAATGTCAAGAGAATGGAGGACTATTTGAG GTCGGTGCAGGCTGGATTGGTAAAT TGCGCTGGGAGCGTTCTCAGGGCGGCATTGTGAGACAGAAGAATCAACCCATGAATGTCGAAGCTGTCAGGGACCAGTGGGACAAAATCTGTGATTTCACAGACGCCACCAAGCCTTCATCTGTACAAG AGTCTCTAAGCTCGATGGTGGCGGTGCTGTCTCAAGTCGAGTCGGAGGAAGGAGTCGATGCAAATCCAACAGCTGCTGTGGCCTCGACCTCTGGGATCAATCCT gcAATGGCAGTGGGACAAAAAATGCAGGCGACCACGTTCAgcttcacccacacacagtgTATCCTCTATGCGCTGGGGGTCGGCATGTCGACCAAGGACCCCGACCATCTTAG GTTCCTGTATGAAGGCGATCCTGACTTTAGCTGCCTGCCCACCTTCGGGGTCATTCCCTCCCAGTCATCCATGATGGGTCTGGCCTCAATCCCTGGACTCGACATAGATTTCACACAg GTTCTGCATGGAGAACAGTATCTGGAGCTTTACAAACCTCTGCCAACCTCAG GTGAACTAACCTCTCAGGCGACGATAGCAGACGTGCTGGACAAAGGCTCCGGGGCCCTCATCCTCTTGGACG TGAACACCTACAGCGCCGGGGAGCTGCTGTGCTTCAACCAGTTCTCAGTGTTTGTGGTCGGAGCTGGAGGCTTCGGGGGGAAGAGAACCTCTGACAAAGCTAAA gTTGCTGTGTCCCCACCTCAGCGGGCACCAGATGCTGTGATGATTGATTCCACCACCAGAGACCaa GCCGCCTTGTACCGGCTGAGCGGCGACTGGAACCCTCTTCACATCGATCCCAGCTTCGCTGCCATGGGAG GCTTCAAGGCTCCGATCCTCCATGGCTTGTGCTCATTCGGCTTCGCCGTGAGACACGTCCTCAAGCACTATGCAGACAATGACCCGTCCAGATTCAAGGCCATCAAG gttcgCTTTGTGAAGCCGGTGCTGCCGGGTCAGTCTCTGCAGACCGAGATGTGGAAGGAAGGCAACAGGATCCACATCCAGTGCAAA GTGAAGGAGACTGATGCTGTCGTGTTATCAGGAGCCTACGTGGATTTACACCCTGCTGCAGACGCGTCTCCAGAAAGTCTCAGTCAA GGATCAGGACTTCAGAGCGATCTGGTGTTTGCAGAGATCGGACGTCGTGTTCAGGCTCTCGGCTCCGAGCTGGTGAAGAAGGTGAACGCTGTGTTCGGATGGGAGATCACTAAAGACGGCAAGAACACGGCACAGTGGA cCATCGATCTGAAGAACGGCAGCGGCTGCGTGCACGAGGGTCCGTCCAGCGGGAAGACGGACGTGACCTTCACCGTGTCCGACGAGGACTTCATGGAGGTGGTGCAGGGGAAGCTCAACCCTCAGAAG GCGTTCTTCTCTGGCAAGATGAAGGTGAGAGGGAACATCATGCTGAGTCAGAAGCTGGAGGTCATCCTGAAGGACCACGCCAAGCTGTGA